In a single window of the Rhodamnia argentea isolate NSW1041297 chromosome 2, ASM2092103v1, whole genome shotgun sequence genome:
- the LOC115751643 gene encoding uncharacterized protein LOC115751643 isoform X3: MELDGQAPQEPFPGRSSEESPKKESEDPVTPKSGLRRRFAFFNRLTSSTADTTQSHNEVDTSGPVKLDAAAQAHIEKHIKLQEDLTDEMVGLARQLKESSLVMSQSLQNTEKILDSTEKAVEHSLASTNRVNVRATEIYSESSKTTCFTWLLIFAMTCIFMMVVLLIRIT, encoded by the exons ATGGAG CTTGATGGGCAAGCGCCTCAGGAGCCCTTTCCAGGAAGAAGTTCTGAAGAAAGCCCTAAAAAAGAATCGGAAGATCCGGTTACCCCAAAATCAGGGTTAAGAAGGAGATTTGC ATTCTTTAACAGGCTGACCTCAAGTACTGCAGATACAACTCAATCCCATAATGAAGTTGATACATCAGGACCTGTCAAACTAGATGCTGCAGCGCAAGCACACATTGAAAAGCACAT AAAGCTTCAAGAGGATCTGACAGATGAAATGGTTGGTTTGGCAAGGCAACTGAAAGAGAGTAGCCTCGTGATGAGTCAGTCCCTGCAAAATACAGAAAAA ATACTTGATTCAACGGAGAAAGCTGTCGAGCACAGCTTGGCAAGCACAAATCGGGTTAATGTTCGGGCAACAGAGATATATTCAGAAAGCTCCAAGACTACATGCTTTACTTGGCTTCTGATCTTCGCGATGACATGTATCTTTATGATGGTCGTGCTTTTGATTCGGATCACTTAA